The Hyphomicrobiales bacterium genome has a window encoding:
- a CDS encoding Uncharacterized HTH-type transcriptional regulator y4tD: MPQSAAHDLDAFDRAILAILQQDNTTPQRVIGERVNLSAPAVQRRIRRMEASGVIRANVAVVDPAALGHPLTLFVEVELVSETAPDIDAAKTAFLAAPEVQQCYYVTGEVDFMLVVLVPSMAAYETLTRRLFFANPNIRKFRSFVAMDRVKTGLSVPVA, from the coding sequence ATGCCCCAGTCGGCCGCTCATGATCTCGACGCCTTCGATCGCGCCATCCTCGCGATCCTCCAGCAGGATAACACCACGCCGCAGCGGGTGATCGGCGAGCGGGTCAATCTCTCGGCGCCGGCCGTGCAGCGCCGCATCCGCCGGATGGAGGCGAGCGGCGTCATCAGGGCGAATGTCGCGGTCGTCGATCCGGCAGCGCTCGGTCATCCGCTCACGCTGTTCGTCGAGGTCGAGCTCGTCAGCGAGACCGCGCCCGACATTGATGCCGCCAAGACCGCCTTCCTCGCCGCGCCGGAGGTGCAGCAATGCTACTACGTCACGGGCGAGGTCGACTTCATGCTGGTCGTTCTGGTGCCGAGCATGGCCGCCTATGAGACGCTGACGCGGCGGCTGTTCTTCGCCAATCCCAATATCCGCAAGTTCCGCTCATTCGTCGCGATGGACCGGGTGAAGACGGGGCTGTCGGTGCCTGTCGCGTAG
- the ygeX gene encoding Diaminopropionate ammonia-lyase: protein MFLLNHHPDYRTALHPADVETLGPAGADAIEAHLAQRQNHVPTPLVSLPGLAAALGIGALFIKDEGQRLGLGSFKALGGAYAVIRLALEAASTKLGRPLSDAEMNDPAVRAVASGMTFACATDGNHGRSVAQGAQLLGARAVIFVHGGVSDERVAAIARFGAQMIRVAGTYDDSVVEAARVATERGWTIVSDTSWEGYERIPGLVMQGYTAIAREALAQMPAPPTHVLVQAGVGGIAAALAAQMQTRFGAERPFFAVVEPSRAACIFEAAKRGKPGKIPHGAPTVMAMLECYDPSPLALRVLYRAADAFLTAEDSDAVEAMNRLARPVGGDPAVVAGESGAAGLAGLIAALRSPQARAALGLDDSSRVFLVNTEGATDPARYTELVGLDPADVAA, encoded by the coding sequence ATGTTCCTGTTGAACCACCATCCTGATTATCGCACCGCCCTCCACCCGGCCGATGTCGAGACGCTCGGCCCGGCCGGAGCGGATGCGATCGAGGCGCATCTCGCGCAACGCCAGAACCATGTCCCCACGCCGCTGGTCAGCCTGCCCGGCCTCGCGGCCGCGCTCGGGATCGGCGCCCTCTTCATCAAGGACGAGGGCCAGCGCCTCGGCCTCGGCAGCTTCAAGGCGCTGGGCGGCGCCTATGCCGTGATCCGGCTGGCGCTCGAGGCCGCTTCCACGAAGCTCGGCCGGCCCCTGAGCGATGCCGAGATGAACGACCCGGCGGTCCGCGCCGTCGCGTCCGGCATGACCTTCGCCTGCGCCACCGACGGCAATCACGGCCGCTCGGTTGCGCAGGGCGCCCAGCTGCTCGGCGCCCGGGCCGTCATCTTCGTGCATGGCGGCGTCAGCGACGAGCGCGTCGCGGCCATCGCCCGCTTCGGCGCGCAGATGATCCGCGTCGCCGGCACTTACGACGATTCCGTGGTCGAGGCGGCCCGCGTCGCGACCGAACGGGGCTGGACCATCGTCTCCGATACCTCCTGGGAGGGCTATGAGCGCATTCCCGGCCTGGTCATGCAGGGCTACACCGCCATTGCCCGCGAGGCCTTGGCGCAGATGCCGGCACCCCCGACCCATGTCCTCGTGCAGGCCGGCGTCGGCGGCATCGCGGCTGCGCTCGCCGCCCAGATGCAGACCCGCTTCGGCGCGGAACGCCCGTTCTTCGCCGTGGTCGAACCGTCGCGGGCAGCCTGCATCTTCGAAGCGGCGAAGCGGGGGAAACCGGGCAAGATCCCGCATGGCGCTCCGACCGTCATGGCGATGCTCGAATGCTACGATCCCTCGCCGCTGGCGCTGCGCGTGCTCTACCGTGCTGCCGATGCCTTCCTAACCGCCGAGGATTCCGATGCCGTCGAGGCGATGAACCGCCTCGCCCGGCCGGTCGGGGGCGACCCCGCCGTCGTCGCCGGTGAAAGCGGGGCCGCCGGTCTCGCCGGCCTCATCGCGGCGCTGCGCAGCCCGCAGGCACGCGCGGCACTCGGGCTCGACGACTCCTCCCGCGTCTTTCTCGTCAACACCGAGGGGGCGACCGATCCGGCGCGCTATACCGAGCTCGTCGGCCTCGATCCGGCCGACGTCGCGGCATGA
- a CDS encoding Bcr/CflA family efflux transporter, with translation MKLRPDTLAMTAVLAMLTALGPLSTDFYLPSLPEIARVMDTDVAGAQATLSSFLFGFAAGQIFWGPLSDRLGRKPVLLTGLSLFTLATLACALAPSIEALTIARAFQALGASGPIVLGRAMVRDLYDGVRAGRELARMGMIMGLVPAIAPVIGGVLQVTFGWRSTFLASLAFGLVLAAVIVTVMPETLRARSPQPLSPLAIFRGFGVLLRNRAFRVYVALTAFAYAGLFAFISGSSFVLIGIYGLTPVAYGFSFGFGVLGFILGTIIAQHLVGRRGMDGVIAIGVACLASGGLAMLVCVLTGFGGAAGVVVPMALYVCGVGLTMPQAQASAMMPFPDRAGAASSFNGLCQMLLSACVGLLVGHLLKNGALPLPLVMSVLGVAALVLFRATRGIRAAKA, from the coding sequence ATGAAGCTTCGTCCCGATACACTGGCGATGACCGCCGTCCTCGCCATGCTGACAGCGCTCGGCCCGCTCTCGACCGATTTCTACCTGCCGTCCTTGCCCGAGATCGCGCGGGTGATGGACACGGACGTGGCCGGCGCCCAGGCGACGCTGTCGTCCTTCCTGTTCGGCTTCGCCGCCGGCCAGATCTTCTGGGGGCCGCTTTCGGACCGGCTCGGCCGCAAGCCCGTCCTGCTCACGGGCCTGAGCCTGTTCACGCTGGCGACGCTGGCCTGCGCGCTTGCGCCGTCGATCGAGGCCCTCACCATCGCGCGGGCCTTCCAGGCGCTCGGGGCCTCCGGGCCGATCGTGCTCGGGCGCGCGATGGTGCGTGACCTCTATGACGGGGTGCGCGCCGGCCGGGAGCTTGCGCGCATGGGCATGATCATGGGGCTCGTCCCCGCCATCGCGCCGGTGATCGGCGGCGTGCTGCAGGTCACGTTCGGCTGGCGCTCGACTTTCCTCGCCTCGCTCGCCTTCGGGCTCGTGTTGGCCGCGGTCATCGTCACGGTCATGCCGGAGACGCTGCGTGCGCGCTCGCCGCAACCGCTCTCGCCGCTCGCGATCTTCCGCGGCTTCGGCGTGCTGCTGCGCAACCGGGCCTTCCGCGTCTATGTCGCGCTTACCGCTTTCGCCTATGCCGGCCTTTTCGCCTTCATCTCCGGCTCGTCCTTCGTGCTGATCGGCATCTACGGGCTGACGCCGGTCGCCTACGGTTTCTCCTTCGGATTCGGCGTGCTCGGCTTCATTCTGGGCACGATCATCGCCCAGCACCTCGTCGGACGGCGCGGCATGGACGGCGTCATCGCCATCGGCGTCGCCTGCCTTGCGAGCGGCGGGCTGGCCATGCTCGTCTGCGTGCTCACCGGCTTCGGCGGAGCCGCCGGCGTCGTGGTGCCGATGGCGCTCTATGTCTGCGGCGTCGGGCTCACCATGCCACAGGCCCAGGCCTCGGCGATGATGCCGTTCCCCGATCGCGCCGGCGCGGCCTCCTCGTTCAACGGCCTGTGCCAGATGCTGCTCTCGGCCTGCGTCGGGCTCCTCGTCGGCCATCTGCTGAAGAACGGAGCCCTGCCGCTGCCGCTGGTGATGTCGGTGCTCGGCGTCGCCGCCCTCGTGCTGTTCCGGGCGACGCGGGGGATCCGGGCTGCTAAAGCCTGA